AGGCGTTGGTGAAAATAACTCAGGACATATTTATTGCCCGACAGGATACTTTGCTACAGCCTGTATTTTTAACAGAGACTATGAACAAATAGTTTATGGAGAAAAAGGAGTTGAAGAAATTATTTCGATAAGTGGGAAAAAACTTTTCAAAGCATTTGAAGAAATGAAAAAGAATAATTCTAAACTATATCTACAACAGGCAATGCAATTACAGCATTCATTAGCTAACAAAGAGAACAATTATTTAAATTTAGGAAGGTTAGATTATTAGTCTATCAATTAGAATCAGGAGGTGAAATTATGATTAAAGTAATTTGTTTAGAGAAAAACTGCAATTATTTTGTGGTTATAAATTTAAAATTATTAAAGATTATTATGTGGAGTTGTAAAATAAATAAATTTTTAAAATAGTTAGTAATGTTAATTATTATAAACTATAAATTAATCTTATTTTTCGTAATAAATTAAAATAGATTATATATAGCCATTATAAAAAATGGGATTAAAATAACTATACTCTATAATAAATTTTGATAATTTTGGAAAATTTAAAATTAATTTTGCAAAATTTTTCTTTTTCTTTTTTTTTTCTTTTTCTTTTGAAAAAAAAAAAAAAAAAGCATTCTTTAAAATTATATAATTTTTATAGCTTATTTTTAAGCAACAGAAAGAAGGATATATTATGAAAAAATTATTAGCAATATTAGGAGCTCTTGGTTTAACAACTACTGGGGCAACTGCAGTTGTCGCATGCAAATCTTCTAATTCTAATACTCCAACTGTTTCAAAAAAAAGTATTTCCGATGTTAATGTAGAAGACCCACAAACAATAGCAGATGATACTAAGACATATGCTGATTTAAATAAAGATAAAACAATTATTAATTTAGTAATTGATGCGATTAATAAGGTCTTAGGCTTAACAAGAAACCAAGTAACTAGTGCTGATTTTGAATTAACAAATGCCCAAACAGGAACAGACAAACAAGCGGCTGGAACCGCAGTTGAATTTATAGTTACAGCAAAAGATAGTTCATCTATAATTAAAGATAATTTTAAATTTATAAATACTTTAGCAGCACCTGCCAAAAAAAGTATTTCCGATGTTAATGTAGAAGACCCACAAACAGTAGCAGATGATACTAAGACATATGCTGATTTAAATAAAGATAAAACAATTATTAATTTAGTAATTGATGCGATTAATAAGGCCTTAGGCTTAACAAGAAACCAAGTAACTAGTGCTGATTTTGAATTAACAAATGCCCAAACAGGAACAGACAAACAAGTGGCTGGAACCGCAGTTGAATTTATAGTTACAGCAAAAGATAGTTCATCTATAATTAAAGATAATTTTAAATTTATAAATACTTTAGCAGCACCTGCCAAAAAAAGTATTTCCGATGTTAATGTAGAAGACCCACAAACAGTAGCAGATGATACTAAGACATATGCTGATTTAAATGCTGATCAAACAATTATTAATTTAGTAATTGATGCGATTAATAAGGCCTTAGGCTTAACAAGAAACCAAGTAACTAGTGCTGATTTTGAATTAACAAATGCCCAAACAGGAACAGACAAACAAGTGGCTGGAACCGCAGTTGAATTTATAGTTACAGCAAAAGATAGTTCATCTATAATTAAAGATAATTTTAAATTTATAGATACTTTAGCAGCACCTGCTAAAAAAAGTATTTCCGATGTTAATGTAGAAGACCCACAAACAGTAGCAGATGATACTAAGACATATGCTGATTTAAATGCTGATCAAACAATTATTAATTTAGTAATTGATGCGATTAATAAGGCCTTAGGCTTAACAAGAAACCAAGTAACTAGTGCTGATTTTGAATTAACAAATGCCCAAACAGGAACAGACAAACAAGTGGCTGGAACCGCAGTTGAATTTATAGTTACAGCAAAAGATAGTTCATCTATAATTAAAGATAATTTTAAATTTATAGATACTTTAGCAGCACCTGCTAAAAAAAGTATTTCCGATGTTAATGTAGAAGACCCACAAACAGTAGCAGATGATACTAAGACATATGCTGATTTAAATGCTGATCAAACAATTATTAATTTAGTAATTGATGCGATTAATAAGGCCTTAGGCTTAACAAGAAACCAAGTAACTAGTGCTGATTTTGAATTAACAAATACCCAAACAGGAACAGACAAACAAGTGGCTGGAACCGCAGTTGAATTTATAGTTACAGCAAAAGATAGTTCATCTATAATTAAAGATAATTTTAAATTTATAGATACTTTAGCAGCACCTGCCAAAAAAGTATTCTTAATAAATTAGTCTAATTTTTATAGTATAATAATTATGTAGATGACTAAATGACACATGCTACGATTTTTATCGTATGCATGTGTTTTTTTATTTGGTAAAGAACAAATTTGAATGAAAGGATATTAATATATGATGTATCAAACAACAATGTCGGCATTGATGTTTTTATCAATAGTTTTAGTAATTTATGAAATTATTGTTTTTGTTAAATGAAATAAATACTGCCAAAAAATCTGATCAAAATACTTTCAAAAATGAATTAATAGTAAACCTGAATTAAAAAAAATAAATTCAAAAGTTAGATGAAGAACAAATTTACAAAGTTAAAAGAGAAATAAAAATTAGATTAATTTTTAATTTGATAGTATTAGTAATTGCGATAATTGGAGTTATAGTTTTTGGAGTGTTAAGTTTCAATGGATAATCAAGAAAAAAAGAAATTTTGGA
The Spiroplasma chrysopicola DF-1 genome window above contains:
- a CDS encoding spiralin repeat-containing protein, with protein sequence MKKLLAILGALGLTTTGATAVVACKSSNSNTPTVSKKSISDVNVEDPQTIADDTKTYADLNKDKTIINLVIDAINKVLGLTRNQVTSADFELTNAQTGTDKQAAGTAVEFIVTAKDSSSIIKDNFKFINTLAAPAKKSISDVNVEDPQTVADDTKTYADLNKDKTIINLVIDAINKALGLTRNQVTSADFELTNAQTGTDKQVAGTAVEFIVTAKDSSSIIKDNFKFINTLAAPAKKSISDVNVEDPQTVADDTKTYADLNADQTIINLVIDAINKALGLTRNQVTSADFELTNAQTGTDKQVAGTAVEFIVTAKDSSSIIKDNFKFIDTLAAPAKKSISDVNVEDPQTVADDTKTYADLNADQTIINLVIDAINKALGLTRNQVTSADFELTNAQTGTDKQVAGTAVEFIVTAKDSSSIIKDNFKFIDTLAAPAKKSISDVNVEDPQTVADDTKTYADLNADQTIINLVIDAINKALGLTRNQVTSADFELTNTQTGTDKQVAGTAVEFIVTAKDSSSIIKDNFKFIDTLAAPAKKVFLIN